A region of the Apium graveolens cultivar Ventura chromosome 6, ASM990537v1, whole genome shotgun sequence genome:
ATTTAAGCGACGAGCTCTGACTCAGGAGACATAGTCATAAATTCCCCTTCCGTGGTATTCGAACGTGTGACCAAGatgatagttatcccctctttaaccaactcctctttaaccaactgagccaaccttGCGGGCCTTTTCGGGGATACTTTGGTTTGAGTCTTTTTGGTTTCACGAACTTTTGGCTGCACGCCTTTTTAAATCTTACTATAGctctaaatatattattattattcttttttttttatttctatacgacttataattttatatgtaatattttacTTGTTTTTTGATTCTTATATATCATATATTTATATTGTTTTCATATAAATGAAATCGTATATATATTGTAATTTCTAGATTCATacatataaaattttattttagtacCAAATGCAAATTTATGCCTACATAAAGAATTTTTTATTAGAAGAAAATACGCGGTCACAAATtatataaaaacacaaattcagCTAATAATGAAAATATAATATGCAATTATTTAGTACTGTTGATTTAATATTTTGTTAAATTATTCGTCATTTGTGTTACTCATTACTTGGCTAAAGTTTTGATGTAAAATGTGAGTTATTTCTTTTTGGACAAAAGACACATAATAGCATTAACATTGAGTTTGTTATTTCTAATAAAATTTGAGTTAATGAAAAGTACATATAATTTCAAAATATAAACTCCAACAATAGTACATTTTTTTTATTacatattttaattaaaatttagaATTAATTTTTATAATCATTATTATTTTGATCTCGGCCCTGCTTGGCACAAGTTATCAATTAGTAGGAGTTGTACTATAGCTTGATATGCAGTTGTTGCTACAAGCACAGCAACAACTAGTATACCATTTTTATCTACCAAGTATATATGCCGATAGTTTGATAATATCCATCTTTTGTACCATGGAAATCCATTTTTCAATGACCGCGTGATCGATGAGTTATTGTTGGTATCACAATAAAGTGTTTCGTTGTAATGTGATTTTCTCCTAACCAACCAATGCATTATTTTCAGTTTCTTATCAACCTGTAACATTGCCGGGGTTTGAGCTTGGATAATGTCCACAGCACTCTCGCCATTCAAATTCCTAGCGTATATGTCCATCTTCGGAATTAACATTCTTACCATCTGTATCAATGTATATCATTAGTCTCTATGCAAAATTGCTTGCATGAATATTTCTGATTAAATAAAGCTACCACGAGATGAATTACTTCGACGTAGTTTTTGGATGCTGCTATATGCAGAATAGAATTTCTTTCACGATCTGTCCACCCCAACATAAATTCAAAATCAAGCAATTTTAACCATTCCAAAATAACCTTAACAGTGTCAATTCGATTGTGCAGGACCGCAACATATAGAGCACTCTGTTCTCCAGCATTAACATCAAGAATTGATTCAGGACAAGCCAACAGAAATTCAACCACAAGATCTACTATCTTCAAGAATAAATCCATTTGCTAGCATATATGGTAGGGTGATGCGGCAACGAATATTCAAAACTACTATCTTCTCTCTGGTGTGATTTATCGAAATCTCAGTCATGTACCTAAACTTCCACATAATAATTGTCGAATATAATGCCAGGTAGACGGTAATAACAGTGGAAGCCACCATACCGAGAGAAAAATGGCCAGCAAATGTACAGGGTTTAAAGAGTGGTCGGGAGACTTCGGAGTCAGTTTAGCCGGCCTTTTCGCTGTAGGCTTCATTTTATACTTCAAAGCATATAAGAGGCATGCGCATGACTGTTAGCCTACATAGGGCTGTCAAACGGATATTTCTATAGGGATATGTGTGTGTCCGAATCCAAATCTGAATCGAAAATTTGAATTGACTGTGGGTTAGTTAAAGATGGAATGAAAAAATGAAGTGATGTTTCTTTATTGTTTTTTAGGCAAGAATGAAGTATTTATGAATTATGATAGAATTTCTTTAAGCCGAGGTTCGTTGTCAGCAAGTTGTTAAATCGATCTAAAAACTTAGCTACAGAGATATATTTTGATGTAGTCAATAAAAACCTCTCTCTGTGCGATTTTATTTCATTTGAGCACTTGGATTTTGTCAAATCATAATTTGTTTTTTGGCAATAACCACTTCTCATTGTCAATCGACGATCCTTCGAACATCTCGTAGTAAAGCTAAGGTTTCAAGTCAAGATTAAAATACTTGCATgcatttttcagaatattgaagtatgtattcagctctccataaattttaaaaaaaatgttcaTGGTTCGGGTTGATCTCCAAGTCGTGCGACCACATAGGTCGGCACACGGCATAATTGTATTGTtgaaagtaataaaaataatCTTGTTACATCACTTTTATCTAAGTGAATATAAATTCTGTACTATTGTTATACCCCAGTGTCCAGGCTTTCAGAAGATGCTTCACAAGCAGCAATAGGCACAAGTATTCTTGCTGGTGGAGCTGTCACTAATCAGTCTAATCTTACACTTACACGGGGTGTTGCTGTTGCTCTTGCTAGCTAATAATTTTCAGTTGCACCAGCAACTATCAATACCAGTGTGCAACTTAGGAAGCCATCAAATTTAACTGATATGCTTTCACTCAAATTATGGTGATCCATTTTTTCCGCAGGTTCTGGTGTTATTACTCACACTACCTACACACCAAGAATTATGGTGATATCCATCATTCAACTATTGATTCATCAACTAACAAATGTTTGTTAGTCCATCTTCCGGATCACGTTTGATTGTCCTCATTACTCTTATTGTTACCCTGTCTCTACTCATTTTCTTACAATTTATATCAGGTATTTCTCTGATTGTTACCTAGCATTGTAGCATATTCCTTTTGTATTCGTGACAAGAGATTGAGGGTTCGAGCTGCATATGTGCATGAGCTGTAATTGATGGTTACAAGAAAACCATATCTCATCAACTTTTATTCATCTGTTTTAAGTTTAACCAAAGATTTTTGAACCACACAGTTTTAGAACTTGAACATCATGCTTTGTGTATCAAATCTTGACTTCCCCATATATCCTGTTTAATTAGTTGTCTCGGTTATGTATGTAACATAAAATCTGTATTACAGAAGTGGTCAGTTTAACCAAAAAGGTATATGAAAAACAGCTATTTCGAGGCCATGGGAAAAATATCATTACAGCTTCAAATATGCAAATCTGATATCACAGCCATACCTAACATCTTTATTGCTTTTTGCAGATATTTCAGCCATGGATTCAGAAACGAAGATTTGAGTATTTGACCCAAAATTCGTGGAAGACAAGCTACAAGTTCTTCTTACAACTAAAGGACAGCCTAATAAAGAGCCTATCAAACAGTTAGTCTATTTGTTTGTGCCTACAACTAGCATTGTAGTTAAATTTATTCATATCTATCTAATTCTCTTGGAACTCTGCAGGATCTTTCTGGGAATTAACAATGACAATGATAATTATATATCACTTGCGTAGTTAAGGGTTTTGATCATAGGAATAAAATTAGAGATGATGGTTTTGTAAGAGGAGACTACGGTGACAAAGTTAGAGAAGCATTTGATGTCGATGGTGAGACTAACATTAATGAAGACAACTTTGTTGAAGGACTCACTAAATATCTTTCACATGCTCAGAAGTCCGTCAATCAAAATGTACTGCAAAATCCCAGCACTGCAAGTCCCAGTCTTCACTCAAATACAAAAGATGTTGATTACTACTCCTCTAAGTTCTTCTTACATTTAGTGCACAAGCATCAAATACATCAAGTTATTAGGGAACAAAAAAAATGTACTGCTTTGTTATTTACAGATATACGGATCAGTGTTCATGGGCAATCTGATTAGTTCAACAACATTCTTGATTGTTATTTGTGTTCGTGATATACCGGTTGATGCCTATGCTGAATTTCTGATTGCTATTGCCTATTGCCTATGCCTATGCCTATTGTTCACTAGTGATGCATAATTGAAATTCTAGGTCATACTGGAAACAAGTAAATACAGCTGCAAAATTTTCTCATTTTATTTTCTACAGAAACTTAGAGGAAGTCTGCAAAACTGCCCTTACATGAGCAGCCACTACTAGAAATACTATTTAGGACATcacccctttaacatcggttatttTGACATGAAACTTTTTACAAAGAGAAGATTAAACATCGATATGATTATTAAACATTGCAATATTATAAAAGCCGATGTCTATGAGAAGATTAACATCGGTTTACAAAGAGAACCAATGTTtgatatgaatattaaaattgtttattttaaacaaaataatatctAAGAGCATATTTAAAATCGGTTATGTTAAGCAAACTGTTATCTATCTTCACTTTTAACATAGACCATGATAGttaataaccgatgtctaatgcAATATTTTTAGTAGTGAACATCACTTTTCTGAAACATCCACATAAAAAGCCATTATTCTTAACATTTTCATAAACAAGTCTTTACATAAACAAAATCAAATAGCAGTTTCATATTTATAGCCTTTCCTCTCTAATTCCTTGCTGAAGCTTGCACTGTGCCTCAGTAAGAAGTGTCTCTCTCTCCTGCCATTTCTATCCATTCTGCCAAACCTCACAAATTGCCACAGAAACAAGAAGAGCGAAATCGTAAAGAGCCCGGTCTCCAGGTTAGAAAGATAGAGCCCAACAAAGTAGCATACAATAATAGGAACTATTAGTTGTATCACATAAGTGATACCAGGAGGCAGTAGTATAAAAATCAGGGACATAGCGGCGATAAAAGCTGCAGTATTGAATAATTGGAAGATGAAAAAAAAGTAATGTGATGCATAATCTATGAAACCGGGTCTAAAAATTGTGGGAAGTTGAACTATAGCTTGATATGCAGTAGTTGCTATAAGCACAGCAACTACTAGAACACCATTTTTATCTACTAAGGATATATGCCGATAATTTGATAATATCCACCGTTGGTGCCATGTAAATCCTCTTCCCAAGGATTTTTTAAGGGATGTATTATCGTTGGTATCACAATAAAGTGTTGCATTGTAATGTGATTTTCCCCGAGATAACCAATGAATCATTTTAACTATCGTTTCATTCGGTAAGAGGTCTGGGTCTAGAGCTTGGATAATGTCAAAAGCCCTCTTCTGAGCTAGATTCTTCGCGTATATGTCCATCTTTGGAATTAAAATCTTTATCATCTGCGAGCAATGTATATGATTAGTATCTTGAGTGATATTGCTTGTGTGAACATACTTTTGCAAGTTACTGATTACTATTATGCATGATATTTACTTGATTTacaatttattttctttttatcaAATAAAAGGCAACACATGATGAGTCACTTACTTCAACGTTCTTTTTGTCGGCTGCTATATGCAGAATAGAATTGTCATCCTCATCAGTCCACCCCAATACAAATTGAGCATCCAGCAATCTTAACCATTCCAACATAACCTTAACAGTGTCAAAATTATTGGCTTCAACAGCACTATGTAGAGCAGTCTGTTCTTTGGCGTTAACATCAAGAATTGATTCGGGACAAGCCAACAAGAATTCAACTACAAGGTCAGTGTTTCCTTTCTTAGCTGCACAATGCAAGGGAGTGTTGCATTCTTTCCCTTGCACGCGGACTAGTTCTCTGTCAATGTTTATCATACGAATCACAACATCATCATGATTCCATTGCACAGCGAGGTGGATGGGGCAGTATCCTTTTGGATTCAGTTTTCGAGTAAAAGATGGTTTAAGCCTCATCATTTCGACTGTGAAAGCTTTGTGTCCTGCCTTGGCAGCTTTATGCAAAGGCGTGTCTACGAAAGGTATGTTATCAATTTTTTCTAGAATATATGGTTCCTCCCCAATTGATTCATATAATTTTTCTATATCGCCCTCCTCAGCAGCCTCATTCAGCTTCTCAATCGAATTCATTGTAATTTCATGGAAGGTAATTTTTCAATGTTCATTCCCATGATGATATATACAAAGGCTGGGGCGGCAATAAGTTTCGTCCCTGTTAATCTTTTCTGTTTGAATAATCGTCGAAATCTCAGTCCATTGCTTAAACTCTCACATAATAATTGTCAAACAGAATGTCAATGTAGTAGTTTACAACAGAGTAAGACGGAGGCAACTAGAAAGAAATCAAATAGCAGGCAAGGTCACGTCATTTAAACAATTAACTTCTGGAATTTATACATGTTAGCTTAGGCATACATGAGAACCAATTATCATCGGTGAACTGACAACAAGAATATCAATCAACTAGGTACAACAATGTACGAGCTGCGTAGTATTATATCTTTCTCTTCTCTTTATATCTCTTTATATAATACTCCCTCTTTCCCAAAATAAGTGTCAGCTTTGACTTTTGACACGTTTTTTAAGGTACTAAAAAAAGATATTtgcatatattttttttcaaatttttttttcttgaattaaaaatttacatttatatttttatttagaaaagaaaatttataaaaaaatatacacaAGTACCTTTTTTTAACACCTCAAAATACGTGTCAAAAGTTAAAGCGACACTTATTTTGGGACGGTGGGAGTACTAGTTGGTAATACGTgtcaaaattaaaaaataatagtatcacagtattatttgcataaaattGAAACTCATAGTCCGTGTAAAATACagatttaaatataatatataaaatacttttaaaatatgtagttaaaaaaatcGAAATTAAGTGTAACTCTAAAATTTCACCGTATAGTTCTAGTTTTACATACACCTAATTATTTACTTAAATAAATCtgacatgttaacttactaatatgattattttaaagtaaactGATGCTTAGATGTTTAGCAAcaaataaaaatttaagaaaaataaaatttacagagtaaaagttaatttttgtcagttcagattttattacataaaatttgaaaaatagttgtataattttttagtGAGTACCAAGATTTGGGACCTAAACATAGTTCGTTTATTAGTATAAATAGTTGATAACTGGTGCAAAACACGAGACTGAGACTAAAAATATTGAATTAATATAtgtagagaattattcataatccgtgcgaaacacaaattaaaattaatatattaatatcaaatattaaattagtacttgcaaaaaatagttatgtagctaaaaagaatcgaatcagttatgaaattttccactataattctagtattgcattgttttacttgatataaaaaaatctaacatattagttttatttttgtgaaacgaattgCATCTCTATCTTATTAACCAAATATATGTTCTTTAGacaatttaatattaattaatataatttgataattatcttataattagccttttcaatatagttagtttaatattacttaattatcgataaaaaataatttacaaattaaaagtaaatagatgttattaaacttaatttaatattactaaaaataatttaaatacaggccataaatttgttactgttaatttttttttttaatttaaggTATATAAACGTTGTGATGGGTAGTAACAAATACgatcgttaaatcaataattttcagtttatgagttaataaatgttactaaaatcattttctattacttaattatttttaaaataatactacatgaaataaagtttacagagaatagAATCCAATTTgtgttaatagtttactttgtaattagtagtttttcaaaataaaagtaaatatatgttattttacttaatttaaagtaacttaataaatttttaatataacttataaataaataaaatttatagagaatataagtcaattcgtattagtagtttgtagtttttctaaaattaaaaaaaatatataagttattttacttaatttaacgtaacttaataaatttttaatataatttacaaattgtttaaaaaatatttttattttataaattaaaaatacgATTGGATGAACACTAACTAAAAAGAAGATAAAATTTACGAAGAATAAAAGTCGAGTTATGTTAAGAACAAAGTTGATAGAGAATAGAAGTTAACTTATATCACGTGAGTACCAAAATTTGATAATTTAGTATTTTGATAattttagcaccaaattatacaTGATTTTGCTTATTAATAAAGAATATAGATAATATAAGTATAAGTATCAGTATAGTTAATAGTCGCTGCCGCCTCTTTTGCACAGTAAAACTGACCTTTAATTCTTTTCTCTTGAATTTCATAAAAATTACTCCCTAggtccctcccaaatgtttatatttgggtggggcgcgaaatttaagaaaaatgataaaatagtggaggaaaattaaaaaagtgagtaaagtagtgagaccgattaatattatatgtataaagtgggtatagtggggagaagtagtggatgtagctattttaaaaattataaaaactttaccatttttggaaaattttgaaatgtaaacaattggaagggacatccaaaaaggaaagtgtaaacaaatggaagggacagagggagtatctCATAAGACACCAATACAGTAAGATTCTGGGGTTGGGCCTATTTAAGTAGGCCCTTTTGGGCTCGCGGATAGGGCTGTATCGGGTCGGGCCGTGTCACcagatttttttaaataatataatattaataatattaaatattttagtaATAACAATTTTTTTTATGCATTTTTTTAGATTGTATTTGAAAGGTTAGGTTTTTATTTATATGTACACACTCTTGATTAGAATTTGGAATAATTTCTTCATTTTATACTTTATATTAGTTTAGAATTTAAAATTTACGTCTTGGTAATTCGATCTTAATATATCCAATTTTTGACTTTGAATCAAAATTATATTAGAAATTTAgaccttttattcaaaattatattcaattataaaataaacttGGATAAGACATAATTTCTTTAAAATTTTATTCGAATATTTATTAAGTATCATCATAAAATCCGGGTTTTTATAAGACCGAATCGGACCGGACCGGGCTTTTATCCAGATCGGGCCGGGCTTTTCTTTCCTCTTCAATTTCATAAAAATTACCTCATAAGACACCAATACGGTAAGATTTTGGGGTTGGGCCTATTAAAACAAACAAATCTGGTTTAACTAAAAAATGCACACGAATCAGAGATGCACAAAAACCGAATAGGCCCGGGTTTTGAAAAATCTAGATTTTTTAAAATCGGGCCGGGAAGAGCTTTTTTAAAAATCGGTCCGGATCGGGCCGAATCTCATTCAAAATAAGTAGGCCCGTTTAGGCTCGCGGATCGGGCTGTATCGGGTCGGGCCGGGTCACCAgatttttttgaataatttaatattaataatattattttttttagtaATAACAATTTTTTTTGCATTTTTTTAGATTGTATTTGAAAGGTTAGGTTTTTATTTATATGTACACACTCTTGATTAGAATTTGGAATAATTTCTTAATGTTATACCTTAGATTAGTTTAGAATTTAAAATGTACGTCTCCGTAATTCGATCTTAATATATCCAATTTATGAGTTTGAATCAAAATTATATTAGAAATTTAGAccttttatttaaaattatattcaattataaaataaacttGGATAAGACATAATTTCTTTATAGTTTTATTCGAA
Encoded here:
- the LOC141665971 gene encoding ankyrin repeat-containing protein BDA1-like, which encodes MNSIEKLNEAAEEGDIEKLYESIGEEPYILEKIDNIPFVDTPLHKAAKAGHKAFTVEMMRLKPSFTRKLNPKGYCPIHLAVQWNHDDVVIRMINIDRELVRVQGKECNTPLHCAAKKGNTDLVVEFLLACPESILDVNAKEQTALHSAVEANNFDTVKVMLEWLRLLDAQFVLGWTDEDDNSILHIAADKKNVEMIKILIPKMDIYAKNLAQKRAFDIIQALDPDLLPNETIVKMIHWLSRGKSHYNATLYCDTNDNTSLKKSLGRGFTWHQRWILSNYRHISLVDKNGVLVVAVLIATTAYQAIVQLPTIFRPGFIDYASHYFFFIFQLFNTAAFIAAMSLIFILLPPGITYVIQLIVPIIVCYFVGLYLSNLETGLFTISLFLFLWQFVRFGRMDRNGRRERHFLLRHSASFSKELERKGYKYETAI